In the genome of Desulfofarcimen acetoxidans DSM 771, one region contains:
- a CDS encoding S1 RNA-binding domain-containing protein yields MSIVVGSILEGVVTGITSFGAFVGLADGQTGLVHISEVAEAYVKDVNEFLRIGDKVKVKVVAVDVKGKIGLSIKRAKVTASYDRRKKSVSFEDRLSKFLKDSDERQQDLKKIIDSKRGGRGAAKRASVVVTNKK; encoded by the coding sequence ATGTCAATCGTAGTAGGGAGCATATTGGAAGGTGTGGTTACCGGAATTACCAGTTTCGGAGCCTTTGTAGGATTGGCTGATGGACAAACAGGTCTGGTACATATTTCTGAGGTTGCTGAGGCGTATGTTAAAGATGTAAACGAGTTTTTAAGAATCGGTGATAAGGTTAAGGTTAAAGTTGTTGCCGTTGATGTTAAAGGCAAGATAGGTTTATCAATCAAGCGTGCTAAGGTTACTGCTTCTTATGACAGGCGTAAGAAATCTGTTTCTTTCGAGGACAGGTTGTCGAAATTCCTTAAAGACAGTGATGAGAGACAGCAGGATTTAAAGAAAATAATTGACTCGAAACGCGGCGGCAGGGGTGCTGCAAAGCGTGCTTCTG